Proteins from one Amycolatopsis benzoatilytica AK 16/65 genomic window:
- a CDS encoding methionine synthase, translated as MSERPWPAGAATGIGSMPGTDPVEAAAVVFGELPSFPYVPELPARGVGADLVGRSAALLVDLAVEVVPSGYRVAGRPGHDHRRGRDLLQWDLDAVQEARENAGAPAVLKAQIAGPWTLGAGIELARGHRVLTDRGALRDFTESLLDGLTQHVAELVTRSGAPVVVQLDEPTLPAVLAGNLRTPSGYGNVPAIPEPEVRELLAATIERVGAITGQPVIVHCCAPRPPFALFRAAGAGAVAFDVSALAGASAELLDEIGEAWDSGMSLFLGLVPALGPTVAPTLKEVAAPALKLVDRLGFNRSILAERAVPTPACGLAGATNEWMRRALALSRDLGKGFVEPPENW; from the coding sequence GTGAGTGAACGACCTTGGCCCGCGGGTGCCGCTACCGGGATCGGGTCCATGCCCGGGACCGATCCCGTCGAGGCTGCCGCTGTGGTGTTCGGCGAGCTTCCCAGCTTCCCGTATGTGCCTGAACTGCCTGCTCGGGGCGTTGGTGCCGATCTGGTGGGCCGGAGCGCCGCGCTGTTGGTCGACCTCGCTGTCGAAGTCGTGCCGAGCGGTTACCGCGTGGCTGGGCGGCCTGGTCACGACCATCGCCGGGGGCGTGACCTGCTCCAGTGGGACCTCGACGCGGTCCAGGAGGCGAGGGAGAACGCCGGTGCGCCGGCTGTGCTCAAAGCACAGATCGCCGGGCCGTGGACACTCGGCGCCGGGATCGAGCTGGCCCGCGGACACCGAGTTCTCACCGACCGCGGCGCGCTGCGGGACTTCACTGAGTCGTTGCTCGACGGGCTCACCCAGCACGTCGCCGAACTGGTCACGCGGAGTGGAGCGCCGGTCGTCGTGCAGCTCGACGAGCCGACATTGCCTGCGGTTCTTGCCGGGAATCTGCGCACGCCGTCGGGATACGGGAATGTTCCGGCGATTCCCGAGCCTGAGGTGCGGGAACTGCTGGCCGCGACGATCGAGCGAGTCGGCGCGATCACCGGTCAGCCGGTCATCGTCCACTGCTGTGCTCCGCGGCCGCCATTTGCGCTGTTCCGCGCTGCTGGCGCCGGCGCGGTCGCATTCGACGTCAGCGCGCTCGCCGGTGCGTCAGCGGAGCTTCTGGACGAGATCGGCGAGGCTTGGGACAGCGGGATGTCGTTGTTCCTCGGGCTCGTTCCGGCCCTCGGCCCGACGGTCGCTCCGACCCTGAAAGAGGTCGCGGCACCGGCCCTCAAGCTCGTCGACCGGCTGGGTTTCAACCGTTCGATTCTCGCCGAGCGCGCGGTCCCAACGCCGGCATGCGGGCTGGCCGGAGCCACGAACGAGTGGATGCGCCGTGCTCTCGCTCTCAGCCGCGACCTGGGCAAAGGGTTTGTCGAGCCGCCTGAGAACTGGTGA